The DNA sequence GTTTCCCAAATCCATGAATGGTCCAGAAGGCATGCATGCCGGCAAAACCACCTGATGTGAGCATCTGCTTCAGCTCGTTTAACACCCCTGATGCTTGCTGCTCAACCAACAGTCGTTGGGCGGTCAAGCGCCAGAACAGGTTGTCATCTTTCAAGACCTCTACCAATTCCCGTGCATTTGCTCCTTGCAGAGTTACGATGGATGACTTCTTGGCACCATCCCAAACCAGACGATAAATGCGGCCATGCTGACGGTCGCGGTTCGGATTCACGTGGGCGTTGCCCGTGCCGTTAACAGCATCATATCCGCCACGAACCACCGAGGGCGTCGGGTTGTGTTGGATAATAAAGTTATACCAGTCCAACACCCAGAGATTTCCATCGGGCCCCACCTCCGCGGCCACCGGTGAAAACCATTCATCGGCACTGGCGATGAGGGAAAAATGGTTCTTCGCAACATAACCGGATCCATCCGGCACATTCTTATACATGCCGAGCAAATTCCCCGTTGGACCCGAAATGAACGCCATGGAACTGCGCCAGGATTCAGGAAAATTACCCGAAGTAGCCAAGGCATACCCGGCGCCGGCTGTGTAACCACCAAAGACATCCACTTGGCGGACATTGGGCGTGATAGGATGAAATGCAGGCGTATCGGCAACCATTTTGGCGGACATCCCTTTTGTATCGGCATAGCCGGTTTCCGGAAACCCACAGAAGAACGCAGGATTGTTGTTGGCAGTTGACCCAAACACATCACCGGACTCATTGAATCCCAGCCCCCAGGTATTGTTGTTGAACTGATGCATGAAGGAGATCTCGGTCCCATCAGGTAACATTTTAAAAACCCCTTGAGCGAATTTCCCTTCTCCACCTTTAACCGGTCCATTGTAACCAGAATAACCTACTGTCCCCCAGATGTGGTTATCGAACCCAACGCGGAGGTTTGACAATACCGCGTGCGTGTCACGGATTCCCCAGCCAGTGTTTAAAACTTCCCGAACATCTGCTATATCATCTCCATCCGTATCTTTTAGAAACAAAATATCCGGGGCGTGCGCCACAAGAAGTCCGCCATTTGAAAACGTGATCGAAGTTGGAACATTCAACCCAGTGGCAAACACCGTGACTTTGTCACATTTACCATCCCCATCGGTGTCTTCCAGGATCTTAATGTTATCACGTCCCTGTCGACTTGATGTAATCTCATTGGGGTAATCCACCGTCTCAGCCACCCAAAGCCGACCTCGTTCATCCCAAGCCATGCTAACCGGGTTTATGATGTCGGGTTCGCAGGCAAATAGCTCCAGGCGAAATCCAACCGGTACACGCGTGTAGTCCATGCTATCCGCAGCAGAAAGCGGAAGCTGATAAGGCAAAGGTTCTGGCCGATTTTCGTAGTTGGGAATGTTGTCCCGTTTTTCGTAGATGAGCGGGGTTCGAGTATCCACAAATTGCTCATAGCTAGCCCGACGTTCATCACCCACGGCCCAAAGAATACCCGCTTTAAGCATTTCATGAAATTCACTGCGACCCCACACGCGCTCGTCATGCCCAGAAGCAGTATAATAGATGCGACCCTTAGCCTGAGTTCTTACCCAAGTCCAAGGTTCGTCCTCGGTTATATTGTCATCGGTTCCAGATACCCTACGTACTTGTAGAACTGTGCGATCCTTTTCATTATGATTTTTGTGCTTGTACGTCTCATCCCAGGCCTCGAGCTCAGGAACACCTTTTACAGCTGAGTGGTCAGGGTCTATCGTCGAAACTTTGAAGACGCCTGTCTTGTGACCGGCAAATCGTCCACCCACCAGTTGATCAAAGTCAGGTTCATTTTGGAAACACCAGCTGGCGCAATGGACCGGCAGAAATCCTCCACCTGCATCAATGAAAGCATTCAAGTTTTTCCACTGTGAGGATGTTATCTCTTTGTGGTTGGCATACAATAGCACTGCATCGAAACGATTTAAATAATCCGCATTGCTCAAAGCCTCTTCTACCGATGTGACATAATCGAAGTAAATGGCCTCAGGTCCCAACGCTTGCTGAAGCATCGGAAAATAAAGATTCGAAGGATGTTGCTCCACATCGTGACCTAGAAAGAGCACGCGAATTGGGCCTTTTTTGGTTTTCTCTTTTGTACCCAACGAACAGCCTGAGAAGAACAAAAGGAAAGAGAAGCTTAAGACTGAGAAGAAGATTTTCATAGATGGGTAATCCTATAAGAAGTGAGGATAGCTATTTTGACAATTAAAGTCTTGGAAGTAATGGCCTTATTTTATGAGATCTTGGCCATCGCATGCCATTTAGTAATCCACCTTTTCAGATCAAAAACCAATTTCTGTTGGAGATAGCACCGGATAGTCATTTCGATCAATTATTCAGTCATATCCCGGGAATCTCATTTTTCGCCAAGAACAGGAAATTGGAGCTCGTTGCGGCAAACAAACGATTCTGGGAGCGTTTACACGTAAAGTCGGAAGCCGAACTCATCGGCAAAAATGATTTCGAACTATTTCCTCAGCGTTTGGCAGAGAACTTCCGTAAAGATGATTTGGAGGTAATGAGTTCAAAAAAACCAAAGTTGGATATCCTAGAACTGTTCTTCGACTCTCTGGGACTACCCGATTGGTTTCTAACCAACAAATTTCCGGTATTTAATCATCAAGGAAATGTGATCGGAGTGATGGGTACCGTTAAAAGCCTGGTACGCGGTGAGCAAACCCTCTACCCTAACCTTCAATTTCATCGAGCCGTAGAATTTCTACGCGGCCATTTCACAGAACAAATTATCTTTTCAGACCTCGCCAAAATGGTCGGCATGTCGGTTCGCCAGTTTAACCGGCGCTTCAAAGAAGCCTTCAACACCACCCCACAATCCTTCCTCATTAAAACACGCATCCAAGCCGCATGCGAGCAACTCCGAAACACTGAACGCCCTATCTCTGAAATGGCTCATGCCCTCGGCTTCTATGATCAGAGCTCATTCACTCTGCACTTTCGGAAACACGTAGGAATCACCCCTCTTCAATACCGGCGTTCACGGGGATGAGGTTAAACCGTAATTGGTTTCCAGGTTGAAATTCTGTTGATGTAGTTTAGAAAACCTAGAATGAGCGATAAACTAACCAAGCGCACAATACTCGTAACAGGAGCGTCAGGAAAAGTCGGGCAGGCCTTTATCAGGAGATTGCAGACTGACGATGCATATCGAGACATTTCGGTTCGTGCCTTCTGCCACAATAGAACACTTCCCGAATCAGAACGCTTGGAGGTTGTTCGTGGTGACATGGCTGTTGCGGAAGACGTGCGTCAAGCGGTTCAAGGTGTCACGCATGTCCTTCATCTCGCTACCTGCAAAGAAACGCCTCAGGACATCATGGATGTTACGATAAAAGGCCTTTTCTGGTTACTTGAGGAATGCCGCAAAAGTCCTACTTTCCGGCAGTTCATTCTTATCGGTGGAGATGCGAGTGTAGGGCATTTCTTTTATCCGCACCCACTACCCGTTACCGAAACTCAATCCCATTCAGCCTATCCGGGTTGTTATGCCCTGTCCAAGGTTCTTGAAGAGACAATGCTGAAACAGTATTTTATTCAATACGACTTCAACGGCTGCTGCTTGCGAGCCCCGTGGATCATGGAGAAAGACGATTTCAAATACACTCTTTCTTTTGGCCCTGATGTATTTGGCGGCCCACGTTGGATGGATCTTGTGTCATCGGACGAAGCCAAAAGCTACT is a window from the Verrucomicrobiota bacterium genome containing:
- a CDS encoding AraC family transcriptional regulator — encoded protein: MPFSNPPFQIKNQFLLEIAPDSHFDQLFSHIPGISFFAKNRKLELVAANKRFWERLHVKSEAELIGKNDFELFPQRLAENFRKDDLEVMSSKKPKLDILELFFDSLGLPDWFLTNKFPVFNHQGNVIGVMGTVKSLVRGEQTLYPNLQFHRAVEFLRGHFTEQIIFSDLAKMVGMSVRQFNRRFKEAFNTTPQSFLIKTRIQAACEQLRNTERPISEMAHALGFYDQSSFTLHFRKHVGITPLQYRRSRG
- a CDS encoding ThuA domain-containing protein, whose protein sequence is MKIFFSVLSFSFLLFFSGCSLGTKEKTKKGPIRVLFLGHDVEQHPSNLYFPMLQQALGPEAIYFDYVTSVEEALSNADYLNRFDAVLLYANHKEITSSQWKNLNAFIDAGGGFLPVHCASWCFQNEPDFDQLVGGRFAGHKTGVFKVSTIDPDHSAVKGVPELEAWDETYKHKNHNEKDRTVLQVRRVSGTDDNITEDEPWTWVRTQAKGRIYYTASGHDERVWGRSEFHEMLKAGILWAVGDERRASYEQFVDTRTPLIYEKRDNIPNYENRPEPLPYQLPLSAADSMDYTRVPVGFRLELFACEPDIINPVSMAWDERGRLWVAETVDYPNEITSSRQGRDNIKILEDTDGDGKCDKVTVFATGLNVPTSITFSNGGLLVAHAPDILFLKDTDGDDIADVREVLNTGWGIRDTHAVLSNLRVGFDNHIWGTVGYSGYNGPVKGGEGKFAQGVFKMLPDGTEISFMHQFNNNTWGLGFNESGDVFGSTANNNPAFFCGFPETGYADTKGMSAKMVADTPAFHPITPNVRQVDVFGGYTAGAGYALATSGNFPESWRSSMAFISGPTGNLLGMYKNVPDGSGYVAKNHFSLIASADEWFSPVAAEVGPDGNLWVLDWYNFIIQHNPTPSVVRGGYDAVNGTGNAHVNPNRDRQHGRIYRLVWDGAKKSSIVTLQGANARELVEVLKDDNLFWRLTAQRLLVEQQASGVLNELKQMLTSGGFAGMHAFWTIHGFGKLDRSLHQAALLNKDPVIRKAAATALGSTLQDRELLIDTAILTDADPDVRRVAFSALAHLAKDAALQAVIRRLYQDSENREDTWLSIALKAAAANQGVNLGESILGPNLISNGSFEEVVNRVPSGWKLTASDNYGDTKLIFEQGEKDPYSPKSGDKLLTIEVDESATFSWTNKVSVKPNTEYRLATWAAVPSIREGNGFNINVSEIPGAQTDTQRWRMAWEEREVFFNSGPHNEVSVNINYTGGRPFTSTLTFDDFTLSEVLGKEDSTVSGDVSRGRSLFYEHEIASCTRCHQIGGVGGVVGPPLDGIAGRKSDDYLRESLVDPQATIAEGFPIEISPMPPFGVLLSPQELEDVLAYLKTLN
- a CDS encoding NAD(P)-dependent oxidoreductase is translated as MSDKLTKRTILVTGASGKVGQAFIRRLQTDDAYRDISVRAFCHNRTLPESERLEVVRGDMAVAEDVRQAVQGVTHVLHLATCKETPQDIMDVTIKGLFWLLEECRKSPTFRQFILIGGDASVGHFFYPHPLPVTETQSHSAYPGCYALSKVLEETMLKQYFIQYDFNGCCLRAPWIMEKDDFKYTLSFGPDVFGGPRWMDLVSSDEAKSYFQTSTIPIMFDPNGAPVKRNFVQVEDLVEAILLSIDHPKARQQLFNICMDEPVDYSEVGNYLSSTRNLPTIDVPTDYHSTWLDNTKAKSLLGWRPHYDLSRLIESAWNYVRESDDPRKTWYPG